The Thalassotalea piscium sequence ATTGTTGCTGCAAGTGGCTGAGCACCGCCCATACCACCTAAACCACCAGTTAGTACCCACTTACCTTTGGCACTTCCTCCAAAGTGTTGTTTTGCCATAGCAACAAATGTTTCATAAGTACCTTGAACGATTCCTTGCGAACCAATATAAATCCAAGAGCCTGCAGTCATTTGACCGTACATCATTAGCCCTTGCTTATCTAACTCATTAAAGTGCTCCCAGTTTGCCCAATTAGGTACAAGATTTGAGTTGGCAATTAACACGCGCGGCGCATCGCTATGGGTACGAAATACGCCAACAGGCTTACCTGATTGTACTAATAGGGTTTCGTCATCTTCTAGACGGTCAAGCGTTTCTACTATTTTGTCGTAGCATTCCCAGTCTCTTGCTGCGCGGCCAATACCACCATAAACAACAAGGGATTGCGGGTGCTCTGCCACTTCTTCATCAAGGTTATTCATTAACATGCGTTTAGCGGCTTCTGTTAACCAACTTTTGGCAGTGATTTTACTACCACGTGCGGCGCGAATTTTTCTACTTTCATCAATACGTTTGTCGATAGTCATGGCTGTTCCTAATTTAGTGTTCAAAATACTAAGTGGCTACCTAGGCGATACTTATTACCTGGTGATGTTAAAATGGCAACACTAACAACTCCTTGCTTTGACCAAGTACGGCGTTTAACTTGTAAACAAGGCTGTTGCGTGTTGATAGCGAGCAATTTACTGATACTTTCATTTGCCAATACGGCTTCAATTTCATGGGTTGCTTCAGTCAAAGGAGCTTCATGAGATAAATACTCATGGGGCGTAATTTCAGTAAAGTTCTGCATAAGGTAATTAGGCACTAACTTACTGTTTACGTAACGCTGCTCTAACTGAATAGCTTCGTTGTTTTCAAAATGCAATATCTCGGAATAAAAGATAGCTTGGTTAGGTTTAATATTGAGTAAAATGGCAATTTCATCTGAAACGTTAACGCTTTTTAATACCAACTGATTAGCATGGTGCTTGTGGCCTCGGTCTGCTATTTCGTCGGCAATGTTTCTAATCTCTAAAAGCGAAGACTGAGATTTGAATGTTGCTACAAAAGTGCCTGCGCCTTGAGTACGTACTAACAAACCTTGTTCGGTTAGCTCTTGTAAAGCACGTCTGGCTGTCATGCGGCTAACTGAAAATAGCTCAGCCAACTCGTTTTCCGACGGTACCTTGCTATGCTGTGACCAATCACCCGATTCTATTTTTTCACAAATATGCTGTTTTATAATGGCAAACTTGCTAGCCTTAACTGCTTTAGTTGAACTCATTTTTCTACCTAATATATAAAGGTTGTATATACAATCTCATGATTGCTTTAAAAGATCAATAGTTGTATATACAACTATTGATCTTTTTGTTATGGTTTCTTTATTAATGGCTAATTATACAGCCTAAAGCTGGAGACAATATGAATAATTCAGAACAATGGCAGTCGCTTTTTATTAACGTTAACTTAGCTTCAATGGCAGAAGGCTCGAATGAATATGGCGCAATAGCGCATGCAGCACTAGCAATATCAAACGGGAAAATTGCCTGGCTTGGTAAAATGGAGCAGTTGCCAGACTATGATAAAAACTCGGTTAACGTAATTGATGGGCAAGGCAGGTGGCTTACACCTGGCTTAATCGACTGTCATACTCACCTAGTGTATGGCGGTAACCGTGCCAGCGAATTTGAAATGCGCCTACAGGGTAAAAGTTATCAAGAAATTGCGAGTGCTGGTGGCGGTATAGTGTCAACGGTAACAGCAACAAGAGCGGCTAGCGAGCAAGAGTTATTCGACAGTGCATTACCTCGTTTACGAAGTTTGCACCAACAGGGCGTTACTACAATCGAAATAAAGTCGGGTTACGGTTTAGACACTGTAAATGAAATTAAAATGTTAACTGTTGCAGGTCAGCTAGCAACTAGTTTACCTGTGACTATTAAGCGAACATTTTTAGGTGCTCATGCTTTACCAAATGAGTACAAAGGAAATAGTAGTGGTTACATTGATGTAGTTTGCAATGAAATGATCCCAAAAATTACAGCGGAAAAACTTGCTGATGCGGTAGATGTTTTTTGTGAGGGGATCGGCTTTAATATCGTTGAAACAGAGCAGGTGTTTAAAGCAGCACAGCAACATAATTTATCAATAAAAGTGCATGCAGAACAATTGTCAAATTTAGGTGGAACTGAACTGGCAGCTAGTTATCAAGCATTATCATCTGATCATATCGAATTTTTAGATGAAGCGGGTGTGGTCGCAATGGCTAAGTCAGGAATGACAGCTGTACTTTTACCTGGCGCATTTTACTTTTTACGTGAAACACAATTGCCGCCAATAGACTTACTACGTAAACATAATGTTGCTATGGCCGTTGCTACTGATGCTAACCCAGGCACATCACCTATACACTCTATTCAACTAATGCTAAATATGGCTTGTACATTATTTAGGTTAACACCGGCAGAAGCATTAGCAGGTGTTACTCGAAATGGCGCCAAAGCACTTGGTTTAGCTAAACAAAAGGGACAACTTGCGGTAGGTTTTGATGCGGATATTGCCGTATGGAACATTAGCCAGCCAGCTGAGCTATGCTATCAATACGGTGTAAACCCATTAGCGCAACTCTATTGTGCGGGCGAGCAGGTAATATAGCCAAAGTCATACTGTATTTAACTGAGAATGTTGCAAACAATTGTTGCTGTACAAAAGTCTTATACTTGATTAACCTGAGGTATAATCAAAGCAGGGCCGTTTAGGCAGTTTATGAAAAAAACTAGCACATTCTCATTTTTATATCGTTTTACTCCAAAACTGATTTTTACGCTGTTAATACTAAGCTCATCATGGCCGGCCAATGCAGCTACAGTTGGTGGGTTTGCACAATATAATCTCGCCTTTATTGTAGGGATGGTAATCCCTGTGTTGATAATTTTAGTGTTACTTAATTCTGTTGCAGATATTAGACTGCGCTACCCCTTTGTTATTTCACTTACGTTAATCGCCCAACTTTACCTGTTGCAGTTCATCGAAAAAGAGTACGTTTCATTTTTATTTATCAGTGCAAGCGCCTTTATTAGTGCAATGCTGTTCAGCACTATCGGAGAAAAACTGGAAAATAAACTTAAGGCGTTATTTACCTTGTTGTTTAGCGGGTTGTTTATTGCGTTTTTGCTAAGCGTTCTGTTCATACAAGTCATTAGCATTGAGCAACTGTGGTTGGGCTTTATACTGCTTAATCTAGTTGTTGCTTTTATTGGGTTGCTTATTCTTAGCAAAAAGTTACAGATTGGCCTGTTAAAAGAGACTATTACTTTAGTCTTGGTGCTTCTGTATGGTATTGCACTCTATTTGTGGGAATTGGTTAGCATTTCAGAAAACTGGATAGTCTTTAGTGCAATAGCGATATATTTAATGTTTGTGGTAAATTACTGTTCAGCAGTAGTTAAACATCGCTTATTTAACGGTAATAATGAACTCGAACTATCACAAGAAATACCACAACAAGCGAATGAAAGTATTGCTGTTTTTGATCCAGTCACCAATTTACCGAACTATCACCAAAGCTTACATTGTTTGCGTTACTATAATGGTCATGACCCAAGTGCGCTGGCAATAATAGTCTTTAAACCGATAAATTTCTCACAAGTGAACAAGGTATTAGGGCACCACAACTCAGACATTTTGTTACTTCAATTAGCCTACACTTTACAAAAAGCAGTAGTAGATAATCCATTGTTGGTTAACTTTAACAACGCAACACATCCAATTCGC is a genomic window containing:
- the hutC gene encoding histidine utilization repressor, which gives rise to MSSTKAVKASKFAIIKQHICEKIESGDWSQHSKVPSENELAELFSVSRMTARRALQELTEQGLLVRTQGAGTFVATFKSQSSLLEIRNIADEIADRGHKHHANQLVLKSVNVSDEIAILLNIKPNQAIFYSEILHFENNEAIQLEQRYVNSKLVPNYLMQNFTEITPHEYLSHEAPLTEATHEIEAVLANESISKLLAINTQQPCLQVKRRTWSKQGVVSVAILTSPGNKYRLGSHLVF
- the hutI gene encoding imidazolonepropionase, with product MNNSEQWQSLFINVNLASMAEGSNEYGAIAHAALAISNGKIAWLGKMEQLPDYDKNSVNVIDGQGRWLTPGLIDCHTHLVYGGNRASEFEMRLQGKSYQEIASAGGGIVSTVTATRAASEQELFDSALPRLRSLHQQGVTTIEIKSGYGLDTVNEIKMLTVAGQLATSLPVTIKRTFLGAHALPNEYKGNSSGYIDVVCNEMIPKITAEKLADAVDVFCEGIGFNIVETEQVFKAAQQHNLSIKVHAEQLSNLGGTELAASYQALSSDHIEFLDEAGVVAMAKSGMTAVLLPGAFYFLRETQLPPIDLLRKHNVAMAVATDANPGTSPIHSIQLMLNMACTLFRLTPAEALAGVTRNGAKALGLAKQKGQLAVGFDADIAVWNISQPAELCYQYGVNPLAQLYCAGEQVI